From Streptomyces sp. TLI_053, a single genomic window includes:
- a CDS encoding GNAT family N-acetyltransferase, with translation MVKSWDMAVERVQERLAAAPALRAVTEGEGREFALWDLAACAEGELGEPVDPAEIGPAEEARLRARLGESGREWPGGELYRRRYWLLGDGGPRAPGGPGGPAGPIGPVGTVAVDNWTRGAGQLAVSSLYLRPDARGRGLAAAALDRVYRAATAEGLSGYRLEADWAWPRAVHYYLRRGLWVRSWKHTIGLTRMPQLPLYRVREEQERLVLLVADRPSGAPAGEVWTPLLAAGREGRWLRLDETAAYRQADGWVHDYARSTLALHLALAGRPLVRGPQWWAEAWRWSDGGEPEGLAHWLERFERRRGAAGRTSAPSGAVPSGAVLPGVMPSGPMPSGVTPPGSTPPEVGLPAPAPAPRPGAVAP, from the coding sequence GTGGTGAAGTCCTGGGACATGGCGGTCGAGCGGGTGCAGGAACGATTGGCCGCGGCGCCCGCCCTGCGGGCGGTGACCGAGGGGGAGGGGCGCGAGTTCGCGCTCTGGGACCTCGCGGCCTGCGCCGAAGGGGAGTTGGGCGAGCCGGTCGACCCGGCGGAGATCGGCCCGGCCGAAGAGGCCCGGCTGCGCGCCAGGCTCGGCGAGTCCGGCCGCGAATGGCCGGGCGGCGAACTCTACCGGCGCCGCTACTGGCTGCTGGGCGACGGCGGCCCGCGCGCCCCGGGTGGCCCCGGCGGACCCGCTGGGCCGATCGGGCCGGTCGGGACCGTCGCGGTCGACAACTGGACCAGGGGAGCGGGCCAGTTGGCGGTCTCCTCGCTCTATCTGCGCCCCGACGCGCGCGGCCGGGGCCTGGCCGCCGCCGCCCTCGACCGGGTCTACCGCGCCGCCACCGCCGAGGGCCTGTCCGGCTACCGGCTGGAGGCGGACTGGGCCTGGCCCCGGGCCGTCCACTACTACCTGCGCCGGGGCCTCTGGGTGCGGTCCTGGAAGCACACCATCGGTCTCACCCGGATGCCCCAACTCCCGCTCTACCGGGTCCGGGAGGAGCAGGAACGACTGGTGCTGCTGGTCGCCGACCGGCCGTCGGGCGCCCCCGCCGGAGAGGTCTGGACGCCGCTGCTCGCCGCCGGCCGCGAGGGCCGCTGGCTGCGGCTGGACGAGACCGCCGCCTATCGGCAGGCGGACGGCTGGGTGCACGACTACGCCCGCTCGACGCTCGCGCTGCACCTGGCTCTCGCCGGCCGTCCGCTGGTCCGCGGCCCGCAGTGGTGGGCGGAGGCCTGGCGCTGGTCCGACGGCGGGGAGCCGGAGGGGCTGGCGCACTGGCTCGAGCGGTTCGAGCGACGGCGCGGTGCCGCCGGCCGGACGTCCGCTCCGTCCGGAGCGGTCCCGTCCGGAGCCGTTCTGCCCGGAGTCATGCCGTCCGGACCCATGCCGTCCGGAGTCACTCCGCCCGGATCCACCCCGCCCGAGGTCGGTCTGCCCGCCCCCGCACCGGCCCCCCGCCCCGGCGCGGTGGCACCGTAG
- a CDS encoding glycosyltransferase 87 family protein: MLAAGWAGAFPVVSGLGPHRSWGLCAAAGYLAAAVAVLVLPRRRAPAASVAVALLGAVLVPLLLLVVGGQGQSEVTVIERSGALLLRHGTPYLAEPRTVAEVTPYLPGTALFGLPRALFGADGWPARVAGDARLWCAAAFLGCLAAAALPTRHRPVRPGRTARSVAVRTGALPAVPFAVLPVAALVASPVVALPLCVSGVDLPLTGLCVLALALAGRARPVAAGWALALACALKWTAWPAVAVVVALLATTAGRRAALRAAVTATAGAAALVLPSALRSPGPLLRQVFAFPTGRGDLPTPAGSPLPGRLLADLGPAGWYAAVILLLLAGVAVARSLLLHPPLDTRAACDRLAVGLALAFLLAPAGRFGYLALPALLALLPRLTPLPRFPRFPRFPRFPGSATTRFARISRTSRTSRTSRTSRPTLLPRPQTPQPQAPRPQAPQPQAPRPHAPQVVPAP; encoded by the coding sequence GTGCTCGCCGCCGGATGGGCGGGGGCGTTCCCGGTCGTGTCCGGGCTGGGCCCGCACCGGAGTTGGGGGCTGTGCGCGGCGGCGGGGTACCTGGCGGCGGCGGTCGCCGTGCTCGTGCTGCCCCGACGGCGGGCGCCCGCGGCCTCGGTGGCGGTCGCGCTCCTCGGCGCGGTCCTCGTGCCGCTGCTCCTCCTGGTGGTGGGCGGGCAGGGGCAGAGCGAGGTCACCGTCATCGAGCGCTCCGGCGCGTTGCTGCTCCGGCACGGTACGCCGTACCTGGCCGAGCCGCGCACGGTCGCGGAGGTCACGCCCTACCTCCCCGGGACGGCACTGTTCGGACTGCCCCGCGCCCTGTTCGGTGCGGACGGCTGGCCGGCCAGGGTGGCCGGGGACGCCCGGCTCTGGTGCGCCGCCGCGTTCCTCGGCTGCCTGGCCGCCGCCGCCCTGCCGACCCGGCACCGCCCCGTACGGCCCGGCCGCACGGCAAGGAGCGTGGCAGTGCGTACGGGTGCGCTGCCCGCCGTTCCGTTCGCCGTGCTCCCGGTCGCGGCGCTCGTCGCCTCGCCGGTGGTCGCGCTGCCGCTGTGCGTCAGCGGGGTCGACCTGCCGCTGACCGGCCTGTGCGTCCTCGCCCTCGCGCTGGCCGGCCGGGCCCGGCCGGTCGCCGCCGGGTGGGCGCTCGCCCTGGCCTGCGCGCTCAAGTGGACGGCCTGGCCGGCGGTCGCGGTGGTCGTCGCCCTGCTCGCGACCACCGCCGGACGGCGTGCGGCGCTGCGGGCCGCCGTGACCGCCACCGCCGGCGCGGCCGCCCTGGTGCTGCCCTCCGCGCTGCGCTCCCCGGGACCGCTGCTGCGGCAGGTGTTCGCCTTCCCCACCGGACGCGGCGACCTGCCCACCCCGGCCGGCAGCCCGCTGCCCGGACGACTGCTCGCCGACCTCGGCCCGGCCGGCTGGTACGCGGCCGTGATCCTGCTGCTGCTCGCCGGGGTCGCCGTCGCCCGCTCCCTGCTGCTCCACCCGCCACTGGACACCCGCGCCGCCTGCGACCGGCTCGCCGTCGGCCTCGCCCTGGCGTTCCTGCTCGCCCCCGCCGGGCGGTTCGGCTACCTCGCGCTGCCCGCCCTCCTGGCGCTGCTCCCCCGGCTCACCCCCCTCCCCCGCTTCCCCCGCTTCCCCCGCTTCCCCCGCTTCCCCGGCTCCGCCACCACCCGGTTCGCCCGAATCTCCCGGACCTCCCGGACCTCCCGGACCTCCCGGACCTCCCGACCGACACTCCTCCCCCGTCCGCAGACACCCCAGCCGCAAGCACCCCGTCCGCAAGCACCCCAGCCGCAGGCACCCCGTCCGCACGCACCCCAGGTGGTTCCCGCGCCATGA
- a CDS encoding glycosyltransferase family 4 protein gives MTGTLVVTNDFPPRQGGIETFVHAMATRLPAGEVVVYTSAEPGAERHDAALPFPVVRDRSRMLLPTPRVTRRAAEIARAHGCDRVWFDAAAPLAAMTPGLRRQAPGIRRTVATTHGHEIWWARTPVARRLLRWIGDSVDVVTYLGAHTRARIAPALGPAPRLERLVPGVDTELFRPGTREEAADPRPPVILCVARLVPRKGQDALVRALPLIRRSVPGAVLVLVGRGPDERRLRELARRHAEPGAVVFAGGHEHALTPADYASADVFAMPCRTRRGGLEAEGLGIVFLEAAAAGLPVVVGRSGGAPDAVLDGVNGTVVDGRDPVAVAAAITGILRAPAAERDRMGAAGRQWVRTHWSWDTTADRLAALLAPPTPLDPPTPPDPLDPRSAEAR, from the coding sequence ATGACCGGCACCCTCGTCGTCACCAATGACTTCCCGCCCCGTCAGGGCGGCATCGAGACCTTCGTCCACGCGATGGCCACCCGGCTGCCGGCCGGGGAGGTCGTCGTCTACACCTCGGCCGAACCGGGTGCCGAACGGCACGACGCCGCGCTGCCGTTCCCGGTGGTCCGCGACCGGTCCCGGATGCTGCTGCCCACCCCCCGGGTGACCCGGCGGGCCGCCGAGATCGCCCGGGCGCACGGGTGCGACCGGGTCTGGTTCGACGCCGCCGCCCCGCTCGCCGCGATGACCCCGGGGCTGCGGCGGCAGGCGCCCGGCATACGGAGGACCGTCGCCACCACCCACGGCCACGAGATCTGGTGGGCCCGCACCCCCGTCGCCCGGCGCCTGCTGCGGTGGATCGGCGACAGCGTCGACGTCGTCACCTACCTCGGCGCCCACACCCGCGCGCGGATCGCCCCCGCGCTCGGCCCGGCGCCCCGGCTGGAGCGGCTGGTCCCGGGCGTCGACACCGAACTGTTCCGCCCGGGGACGCGCGAGGAGGCCGCCGACCCGCGTCCACCGGTGATCCTCTGTGTGGCGCGGCTCGTCCCGCGCAAGGGGCAGGACGCCCTCGTCCGGGCGCTCCCGCTGATCCGGCGCAGTGTGCCGGGGGCGGTGCTGGTCCTGGTCGGCCGGGGCCCCGACGAACGCCGGCTGCGCGAACTCGCCCGGCGGCACGCCGAACCCGGCGCGGTCGTCTTCGCCGGCGGCCACGAGCACGCGCTGACGCCCGCCGACTACGCCTCGGCCGATGTGTTCGCGATGCCGTGCCGCACCCGCCGGGGCGGACTGGAGGCCGAGGGCCTCGGCATCGTCTTCCTGGAGGCGGCCGCCGCCGGACTGCCCGTGGTGGTGGGCCGCTCGGGCGGCGCGCCGGACGCCGTTCTGGACGGCGTCAACGGCACAGTGGTGGACGGCCGCGACCCGGTCGCCGTCGCGGCGGCGATCACCGGCATCCTGCGCGCCCCCGCCGCCGAACGCGACCGGATGGGCGCCGCCGGCCGCCAGTGGGTCCGCACCCACTGGTCCTGGGACACCACCGCCGACCGCCTGGCCGCCCTCCTCGCCCCACCCACCCCGCTCGACCCACCCACCCCGCCGGACCCGCTCGACCCGCGCTCGGCCGAGGCCCGGTGA
- a CDS encoding winged helix-turn-helix domain-containing protein, translated as MIALRFGVADLARTRFVISPFDHLMAGSARSGVHQGSGSRGERWWRDVRRHVPHRAVRFLEVVNASPIGVPDFLVADLDDVRRQLTDELDALLSVPQQAVEEGVAMFGDGDGAGLPAALARLREDGSRGLLEVADGAWALFRACLAPDWPDIRRALEADIAARARTAARSGIGGMLDSLHPNAVWRDEGVLECTLGDLEGSFELGGRGLELRPNYFVQRSISLLAGPDRQSLLLHPIAAPVAAPAAGPATRSPAADGLAAVLGPARARVLRVVAGSDCSTTELARRLGVTPPSASAHAAALRTAGLIATRREGRQVRHTLTDVGHDLLLDNPPLRPAA; from the coding sequence GTGATCGCACTGAGGTTCGGGGTCGCGGACCTCGCGAGGACCCGGTTCGTCATATCACCGTTCGACCATCTGATGGCCGGTTCGGCCCGGTCGGGTGTGCACCAGGGCAGCGGGTCGCGCGGCGAGCGCTGGTGGCGGGACGTCCGCCGGCACGTGCCGCACCGGGCCGTGCGCTTCCTCGAGGTGGTCAACGCGAGCCCGATCGGCGTCCCCGACTTCCTGGTGGCCGACCTCGACGACGTCCGGCGGCAGCTGACCGACGAGCTCGACGCGCTGCTCTCCGTCCCGCAGCAGGCCGTGGAGGAGGGGGTCGCGATGTTCGGCGACGGCGACGGCGCCGGCCTCCCGGCCGCCCTGGCCCGGTTGCGCGAGGACGGCAGCCGGGGCCTGCTCGAGGTCGCCGACGGCGCCTGGGCGCTGTTCCGGGCCTGCCTCGCCCCGGACTGGCCCGACATCCGCCGCGCCCTGGAGGCCGACATCGCCGCCCGGGCCCGCACCGCCGCCCGCTCCGGGATCGGCGGGATGCTCGACTCGCTCCACCCGAATGCCGTCTGGCGGGACGAAGGGGTGCTGGAGTGCACCCTCGGCGACCTGGAGGGCTCCTTCGAACTCGGTGGCCGGGGCCTGGAGCTGCGGCCCAACTACTTCGTCCAACGGAGCATCAGCCTGCTGGCCGGACCGGACCGCCAGAGCCTGCTGCTGCACCCGATCGCCGCCCCCGTCGCCGCCCCGGCCGCCGGGCCCGCGACCCGGTCACCGGCCGCCGACGGCCTCGCCGCCGTGCTCGGCCCGGCCCGGGCCCGTGTCCTGCGCGTCGTCGCCGGCAGCGACTGCTCCACCACCGAGCTCGCCCGGCGGCTCGGCGTCACCCCGCCCTCGGCCTCCGCCCATGCCGCCGCCCTGCGCACGGCCGGCCTGATCGCCACCCGCCGCGAGGGCAGGCAGGTCCGCCACACCCTCACCGACGTCGGCCACGACCTCCTCCTCGACAACCCTCCGCTCCGGCCGGCGGCCTGA
- a CDS encoding response regulator transcription factor, which translates to MLRIAIAEDAVLLRAGLVELLTRGGHLVTAAVGDADALAAAVDADRPDVVVTDVRMPPGFRDEGLRAALDLRARHADLPVLVLSQYVATPYATRLLGAAGAQRAGLGYLLKDRVGEVSEFLDALRRVAAGETVIDPDVVRVLLRQQSADRPIARLTPREREVLGLMAEGLNNQTVGARLNITEAAVVKHCGNIFMKLDLDPVEGNRRVLAVLAHLADLQGE; encoded by the coding sequence GTGCTCCGGATAGCCATCGCCGAGGACGCCGTGCTGCTCCGGGCCGGCCTGGTCGAACTGCTCACCCGCGGCGGCCACCTGGTGACCGCCGCCGTCGGCGACGCGGACGCCCTGGCCGCCGCCGTGGACGCCGACCGGCCGGACGTCGTCGTCACCGACGTCAGGATGCCGCCCGGCTTCCGGGACGAGGGGCTGCGCGCCGCGCTCGACCTCCGCGCCCGCCACGCCGACCTGCCCGTCCTGGTCCTCTCCCAGTACGTGGCCACCCCCTACGCGACCCGGCTGCTCGGGGCGGCGGGCGCGCAGCGGGCCGGACTCGGCTACCTGCTCAAGGACCGGGTCGGCGAGGTGTCCGAATTCCTGGACGCGCTGCGGCGGGTGGCGGCGGGCGAGACCGTGATCGACCCGGACGTGGTGCGGGTGCTGCTGCGCCAGCAGTCCGCGGACCGCCCGATCGCCCGGCTGACCCCGCGCGAGCGCGAGGTGCTGGGGCTGATGGCGGAGGGCCTCAACAACCAGACCGTCGGCGCCCGGCTGAACATCACCGAGGCGGCGGTGGTCAAGCACTGCGGCAACATCTTCATGAAGCTCGACCTCGACCCGGTGGAGGGCAACCGCCGGGTGCTCGCCGTCCTGGCCCACCTCGCCGACCTCCAGGGCGAGTAG
- a CDS encoding sensor histidine kinase, whose translation MGTGRATAEDTGAGATGAVGAPSSFLSSATAAVGAAVGADAGAAGAADRSTEVAVQAALRARPLRFPLTRDSLRCWAYLAAGALLGLVTAVLLLALAALGLGLSVVGVGLPLLLAVALSGLPAGALQRRLLRLVEPAPVPDPHRALPGAGRPARLRTRLRERATWRELAHTLLVAPSLAAAALGLTALLLFSAALVVSPVVVRVLAPETVMLIPGHAVPGPLHALPFTAVGLAGLYLGGHAGALLATAHVRLARLLLGPREEDPGGQVLELTRSRARLADAFEAERRRIERDLHDGAQQQLVALTMTLGLAAHELREGAGAGGGGDAGRGGAGSGDTPPGALALVDRARGEARQALEQLRGLVRGIHPQVLTDHGLAAAVAEVAQRHPVPVEVDLDLPGRLPGPVETTAYFTVTEALTNAAKHSGATAVTVHGRVAAGQLVLQVTDDGRGGADPAAGAGLQGLADRVAILRGRLMVTSPTGGPTRLRLEVPCSG comes from the coding sequence ATGGGCACGGGGCGGGCGACGGCCGAGGACACCGGGGCGGGCGCGACCGGGGCGGTCGGCGCCCCTTCCTCGTTCCTCTCCTCCGCCACCGCCGCCGTCGGGGCCGCCGTCGGGGCCGACGCCGGGGCCGCAGGGGCCGCCGACCGGTCGACCGAGGTCGCCGTCCAGGCGGCCCTGCGCGCCCGACCGCTGCGCTTCCCGCTCACCCGCGACTCCCTGCGCTGCTGGGCCTACCTGGCCGCCGGCGCTCTGCTGGGACTGGTGACGGCGGTCCTGCTGCTCGCCCTGGCCGCACTCGGCCTCGGGCTCTCGGTGGTCGGCGTCGGCCTGCCGCTGCTCCTCGCCGTCGCCCTCTCCGGGCTGCCGGCCGGGGCCCTGCAACGCCGCCTGCTCCGGCTCGTCGAACCGGCTCCGGTGCCCGACCCGCACCGGGCCCTCCCCGGGGCCGGTCGCCCCGCCCGGCTGCGCACCCGGCTGCGCGAGCGCGCGACCTGGCGCGAACTCGCCCACACCCTGCTCGTCGCCCCGTCGCTCGCCGCCGCAGCGCTCGGCCTGACCGCCCTGCTGCTGTTCTCCGCGGCGCTGGTCGTCAGCCCGGTGGTGGTGCGGGTGCTCGCCCCCGAGACCGTGATGCTGATCCCCGGCCACGCGGTGCCCGGACCGCTGCACGCGCTCCCGTTCACCGCCGTCGGCCTGGCCGGGCTCTACCTCGGCGGCCACGCCGGAGCGCTGCTCGCCACCGCCCACGTCAGGCTGGCCCGGCTCCTGCTCGGTCCGCGGGAGGAGGATCCCGGTGGCCAGGTCCTCGAACTGACCAGGTCCCGGGCCCGGTTGGCCGACGCCTTCGAGGCCGAGCGCCGCCGCATCGAACGCGATCTGCACGACGGCGCCCAGCAGCAGCTGGTCGCCCTCACCATGACGCTCGGCCTGGCCGCACACGAACTGCGCGAAGGCGCGGGGGCCGGCGGGGGCGGGGACGCCGGCCGTGGCGGCGCCGGGAGCGGGGACACCCCGCCCGGCGCGCTCGCGCTGGTCGACCGGGCCCGGGGCGAGGCCCGGCAGGCGCTGGAGCAACTGCGCGGCCTGGTCCGGGGGATCCATCCGCAGGTGCTCACCGACCACGGCCTGGCCGCCGCCGTCGCCGAAGTCGCGCAACGCCACCCGGTCCCCGTCGAGGTCGACCTGGACCTGCCCGGCCGACTGCCGGGCCCCGTGGAGACCACCGCCTACTTCACCGTCACCGAGGCCCTCACCAATGCCGCCAAGCACAGCGGCGCCACCGCCGTCACCGTCCACGGCCGGGTCGCGGCCGGCCAGTTGGTGCTCCAGGTGACCGACGACGGCCGCGGCGGGGCCGACCCGGCCGCCGGAGCCGGACTGCAGGGACTGGCCGACCGGGTGGCGATCCTGAGAGGACGACTGATGGTGACGAGTCCGACCGGCGGGCCGACCAGGCTCCGGCTGGAGGTGCCGTGCTCCGGATAG